One Actinomadura viridis genomic region harbors:
- a CDS encoding N-acetylmuramoyl-L-alanine amidase, translating into MRIHRRGSAAALALCLGALTACGGSPGEGQAQGAQPPTSRPTAPGGADRAHEGPAAGQAVSLRGKVIVLDPGHNGGNGEHPAAINKKVDIGNGTKECDTTGTATNAGYNEHAFTWDVSKRLAKLLRAEGAKVVLTRKNDTGVGPCIDERAAIGNRAKADAALSVHADGASASAHGFHIIQPVAVKGHNAAMVPDAQRLGRELRDAYREETGIAYSTYRGKKALDPRSDLGGLNLSTVPKVFIECGNMRNASDAAKLSSAAFRQRIAVALANGFEAYFTG; encoded by the coding sequence ATGCGAATCCACCGGCGCGGCTCGGCCGCCGCCCTGGCGCTCTGCCTGGGCGCGCTCACCGCGTGCGGCGGCTCCCCTGGCGAGGGGCAGGCGCAGGGCGCCCAGCCGCCGACCTCCAGGCCGACCGCCCCCGGGGGCGCCGACCGCGCGCACGAGGGGCCCGCCGCCGGGCAGGCGGTGTCGCTGCGGGGCAAGGTCATCGTGCTCGATCCCGGCCACAACGGGGGGAACGGCGAGCATCCCGCGGCCATCAACAAGAAGGTCGACATCGGCAACGGCACGAAGGAGTGCGACACCACCGGGACGGCCACCAACGCCGGATACAACGAGCACGCCTTCACCTGGGACGTCTCCAAGCGGCTGGCCAAACTGCTGCGGGCGGAGGGCGCCAAGGTCGTGCTCACCCGCAAGAACGACACCGGGGTGGGGCCGTGCATCGACGAGCGCGCCGCCATCGGCAACCGGGCGAAGGCCGACGCCGCGCTGTCGGTGCACGCCGACGGCGCCTCGGCGTCCGCGCACGGGTTCCACATCATCCAGCCGGTCGCGGTCAAGGGGCACAACGCCGCGATGGTCCCGGACGCGCAGCGGCTGGGCCGGGAGCTGCGCGACGCCTACCGGGAGGAGACCGGCATCGCGTACTCCACCTACCGGGGCAAGAAGGCCCTGGACCCCAGGAGCGACCTCGGCGGGCTGAACCTGTCCACGGTGCCGAAGGTGTTCATCGAATGCGGCAACATGCGCAACGCCTCGGACGCGGCCAAGCTGTCCAGCGCCGCGTTCCGGCAGCGTATCGCCGTGGCGCTGGCGAACGGGTTCGAGGCGTACTTCACGGGGTGA
- a CDS encoding LacI family DNA-binding transcriptional regulator: MAERAGVSKSLVSLVMRGSPHVSERRRQAVLQAARELGYRPNAVARSLVEGRTRLIGAIVADLHNPFFAEFLDGLQETLHGEGLRMLVGSGRWDPLFEAEAVEAFLEMRVDGLVLLSVVPDSLKEAAASVPVVVVGERDVSGVDIVVDDDELGASLAVDHLVELGHRRIAHIEGTRSTTARYRRAGYEKAMRRHGLADEVVVEAGDFTEEGGYRAARTLLSRERRPTAIFAPNDLVATGALSAADELGLPVPEQVSIVGYDNTHLAAIRHISLTSVDQPRRDMGRVAAELLTARIDDPGRVARQNLVVPHLVVRSTTGPVPQPVAH; the protein is encoded by the coding sequence GTGGCCGAACGGGCGGGGGTGTCGAAATCCCTGGTGTCCCTGGTCATGCGAGGTTCGCCGCATGTGAGCGAACGGCGCCGGCAGGCGGTGCTGCAGGCGGCGCGGGAGCTGGGCTACCGGCCCAACGCGGTGGCGCGGAGCCTGGTCGAGGGCCGCACCCGGCTGATCGGCGCCATCGTGGCCGATCTGCACAACCCGTTCTTCGCCGAGTTCCTGGACGGGCTGCAGGAGACCCTGCACGGCGAGGGGCTGCGCATGCTCGTCGGCAGCGGCCGCTGGGACCCGCTGTTCGAGGCGGAGGCGGTCGAGGCGTTCCTGGAGATGCGGGTGGACGGGCTGGTGCTCCTCAGCGTCGTGCCCGACTCGCTCAAGGAGGCCGCCGCCAGCGTGCCCGTCGTGGTCGTCGGCGAGCGGGACGTCTCCGGGGTGGACATCGTGGTCGACGACGACGAGCTGGGCGCCAGCCTCGCGGTCGACCATCTGGTGGAGCTGGGGCATCGCCGGATCGCGCACATCGAGGGCACGCGGTCCACCACGGCGCGCTATCGGCGTGCCGGCTACGAGAAGGCGATGCGGCGCCACGGGCTGGCCGACGAGGTCGTCGTCGAGGCCGGCGACTTCACCGAGGAGGGCGGCTACCGCGCCGCCCGCACCCTGCTGTCCCGCGAGCGGCGGCCCACCGCGATCTTCGCTCCCAACGACCTGGTGGCCACCGGAGCCCTGTCCGCCGCCGACGAGCTGGGGCTGCCCGTCCCGGAGCAGGTGTCGATCGTCGGGTACGACAACACCCATCTGGCCGCGATCCGGCACATCTCGCTGACCAGCGTGGACCAGCCCCGCCGCGACATGGGCCGGGTGGCCGCCGAGCTGCTGACCGCGCGGATCGACGATCCCGGGCGGGTGGCCCGGCAGAACCTGGTGGTCCCCCATCTGGTCGTACGGTCCACCACCGGGCCCGTACCGCAGCCGGTGGCCCACTGA